The Polypterus senegalus isolate Bchr_013 chromosome 1, ASM1683550v1, whole genome shotgun sequence genome includes a window with the following:
- the LOC120541560 gene encoding neurofilament medium polypeptide-like encodes MSHSMDYGRRSLHGRVKGDSVQFQSKRQPLFASELTSFKSPTSFVSAPLTKSNTMINQTFKTPVVWQSSEVQGRHVLREVEHKRVSEKELLQGLNDRFAGFIDKVHRLESQNKILESELTELRQKQISRSSLSEVYDPEIKELREQIRQVSFQKNRIDLERYHLEEDFTTLREKCENEARIRSDIEATITTLKKDIEDAYLLKMELEQKARSLADEIVFLKKDHGEEVSEMMIQIRQAELAVEVKDPVKLDIASALREIRKQLEGQTSTSMKHDECFKTRMAKLTKAAEINSKALKDTKQEIHEHHRQLQSKSTELETIKGTKEGLERQLISLEERHDAEITQYQHTIQQLEHELKHTKCELSGYLREYQDLLNVKMALDVEIASYRKLLEGEETRFSLVAGAQISMPHVYRQSPIYTLPRVTKKASYRQEPQYKFVEEIITETTKEVEMTEIEDLQEQLISTKEESKEKDTSEEASVTEAATMLTSTLPDTLCMGEETVQDSVKSEVTSGGGEDEAEAEASNDELRDVKAIQEKSQISTSEEVEECLKNTPADEAESEKVGQVSDTISALSKMIMETTGYKNEDEQKEMGLKDQEKQMPEESAFRETVIQDACKEECEDVMLKPEEHPIKEETTEKDETSFMDTEETENPTGQNAKHVDGSESEHLLMVEGGKSPKTVNNKVKDGEETQSCIRVESQEVVMKEMEKVKITGLDPVVQVTEKQDEFQNGQASSPLKSETCEPPLVTEMASELETTKEEEIKSHMIAKDKYSKQTETPEVKEVRDTTLINENIKTEVEETIKMDQEEPNMETNGVENLENMASQSKEDNEKQEKMHSETKEHNDNQGKLESPTNNINEKLKNMTSPLKEDSEKQEKIESSTKEDNEKLGNMTPPIKEDIKKCVEMEPSTEEDNAKQEKIDSPTKEADSDRKNDEQEGKQFELKDSENKYDHFKSKLIPEIKPHKQKDGEFQVVHSPTLTGSEDALQTQHYGEDSSSRGPMKINEYQKDKTEEDGGSIITDRKLKEGLSLATVSEEITDGTLDSGLENGIDRQSPHLSG; translated from the exons ATGAGCCACTCCATGGATTATGGCCGGAGATCTCTCCACGGAAGAGTGAAAGGAGACTCCGTGCAATTTCAGTCTAAACGTCAGCCTCTTTTTGCTTCGGAACTAACGTCTTTCAAAAGTCCGACCAGCTTTGTGTCCGCTCCCCTGACGAAGAGTAACACGATGATTAACCAAACATTCAAAACTCCAGTAGTATGGCAATCGTCTGAAGTCCAAGGAAGACACGTCTTAAGAGAAGTTGAACACAAGCGCGTCAGCGAGAAGGAGCTTCTACAGGGGCTCAATGACCGCTTTGCCGGCTTTATCGACAAAGTCCATCGGCTGGAAAGCCAGAACAAAATACTAGAAAGCGAACTTACCGAACTTCGCCAGAAACAGATCTCTCGCTCGTCACTTTCAGAAGTGTATGACCCTGAGATCAAAGAGCTAAGAGAACAAATTCGGCAGGTAAGCTTTCAGAAAAACAGGATTGACCTGGAGCGTTACCACCTGGAAGAAGATTTCACTACTTTAAGGGAAAAGTGCGAAAATGAAGCTCGTATTCGGTCAGATATCGAAGCCACCATTACGACTTTAAAGAAAGATATTGAAGATGCGTACCTTTTAAAAATGGAGCTGGAACAGAAAGCTCGGTCTCTCGCTGATGAAATTGTCTTCTTAAAGAAAGATCACGGCGAAGAAGTTTCAGAAATGATGATCCAAATTCGACAAGCTGAGCTCGCAGTCGAGGTGAAAGACCCTGTGAAGCTGGACATCGCTTCGGCTTTGAGGGAAATAAGAAAACAGCTTGAAGGTCAAACAAGTACATCCATGAAACATGATGAATGCTTCAAGACCAGGATGGCCAAACTGACCAAGGCGGCCGAAATTAACAGCAAAGCCCTTAAAGATACAAAACAAGAAATCCACGAACACCATCGGCAGCTACAGTCTAAAAGCACGGAACTGGAAACTATTAAAGGCACCAAAGAGGGTCTGGAGAGGCAACTCATCAGCCTGGAAGAGAGACACGATGCGGAAATCACGCAATATCAG CATACTATCCAGCAGCTAGAACATGAGCTGAAACACACCAAATGTGAGCTGTCTGGGTACCTGAGGGAATACCAGGACCTCCTGAATGTCAAGATGGCTCTAGATGTCGAAATTGCCTCCTACAG GAAACTTTTGGAAGGAGAAGAAACACGGTTTTCCTTGGTGGCTGGAGCCCAAATTTCAATGCCCCATGTGTATCGACAGTCCCCTATATATACTCTTCCACGTGTCACAAAGAAGGCATCTTATAGACAGGAGCCTCAGTACAAGTTTGTTGAAGAAATCATTACGGAAACAACCAAAGAGGTTGAGATGACAGAAATCGAAGATCTACAGGAACAATTAATCAGCACAAAAGAGGAATCCAAGGAAAAGGACACCTCAGAAGAAGCTTCAGTTACAGAAGCTGCCACAATGCTGACAAGCACTTTACCTGACACCCTGTGTATGGGAGAAGAAACAGTTCAAGACTCTGTGAAATCTGAAGTGACATCAGGAGGTGGAGAGGATGAAGCAGAGGCAGAGGCTTCTAACGACGAACTCCGAGATGTTAAGGCAATTCAGGAAAAAAGCCAAATAAGCACCTCAGAAGAGGTGGAGGAATGTTTAAAAAACACTCCAGCTGATGAAGCAGAAAGCGAGAAGGTAGGCCAAGTTTCAGACACAATCTCTGCCCTTAGTAAGATGATCATGGAAACAACAGGGTATAAAAATGAAGATGAGCAGAAGGAGATGGGATTGAAAGATCAAGAGAAACAGATGCCAGAAGAGAGTGCATTTAGAGAAACAGTTATACAAGATGCCTGCAAAGAAGAATGTGAAGATGTTATGCTAAAACCAGAGGAACACCCCATCAAAGAGGAGACAACTGAGAAAGATGAGACATCTTTTATGGACACAGAAGAAACTGAGAACCCCACAGGACAAAATGCAAAGCATGTGGATGGTTCAGAGAGTGAGCACCTTCTCATGGTAGAGGGGGGCAAGTCaccaaaaactgtaaataataagGTGAAAGATGGAGAAGAGACTCAAAGTTGTATCAGAGTGGAAAGTCAAGAGGTGGTAATGAAGGAAATGGAGAAAGTCAAAATTACAGGTCTTGACCCAGTGGTCCAGGTCACAGAGAAGCAAGATGAATTTCAGAATGGACAAGCATCAAGTCCATTAAAGTCTGAAACATGTGAGCCACCTTTAGTGACTGAGATGGCAAGTGAACTTGAGACCACTAAAGAAGAAGAGATAAAGAGCCACATGATTGCCAAAGATAAGTATTCTAAGCAGACTGAAACACCTGAAGTTAAGGAAGTAAGAGATAcaacattaataaatgaaaacataaaaactgaagttgaagaaACAATCAAAATGGATCAGGAGGAACCAAACATGGAAACAAATGGTGTGGAAAATCTGGAGAATATGGCCTCTCAATCAAAAGAAGATAACGAGAAACAGGAAAAAATGCATTCTGAAACTAAAGAACACAATGACAATCAGGGCAAATTAGAGTCTCCAACTAACAATATTAAcgaaaaactgaaaaacatgaCCTCTCCATTAAAAGAAGATAGTGAAAAACAGGAGAAAATTGAGTCTTCTACTAAAGAAGATAATGAAAAATTAGGAAATATGACACCTCCGATTAaagaagatattaaaaaatgtgtaGAAATGGAGCCTTCAACTGAAGAAGATAATGCAAAACAGGAAAAGATAGATTCTCCAACCAAAGAAGCTGATTCTGACAGAAAAAATGATGAACAGGAAGGTAAACAGTTTGAACTTAAGGACTCAGAGAACAAGTACGACCATTTTAAATCTAAACTCATCCCAGAAATAAAACCTCATAAGCAGAAGGATGGAGAATTCCAAGTTGTGCACAGCCCCACCTTGACAGGATCCGAAGATGCTCTGCAGACGCAGCATTATGGAGAGGATTCTTCTTCAAGAGGCCCAATGAAGATTAATGAGTATCAAAAAGACAAGACAGAAGAGGATGGAGGGAGTATCATCACAGATAGGAAGCTTAAAGAGGGACTGTCCTTGGCTACAGTTTCTGAAGAAATTACAGACGGTACACTTGATTCTGGCTTAGAAAATGGCATTGACAGACAAAGTCCTCACCTCTCTGGGTGA